A single region of the Oncorhynchus keta strain PuntledgeMale-10-30-2019 chromosome 4, Oket_V2, whole genome shotgun sequence genome encodes:
- the LOC118374511 gene encoding melanocortin receptor 4-like, with the protein MNATEHHGLISVSYNRNSSTAGSLVSVNKDSEGIGLNDSSTGCYDQLLISTEVFLTLGIVSLLENILVIAAIIKNKNLHSPMYFFICSLAVADMLVSVSNASETIVIALINSGNLSISGSLIKSMDNVFDSMICSSLLASICSLLAIAIDRYITIFYALHYHNIVTVKRALAVISLIWLCCVASGVLFIIYSESTTVLICLITMFFTMLALMASLYIHMFLLARLHMKRIAMLPGNASIRQHANMKGAITLTILLGVFVVCWAPFFLHLILIIACPRNPYCACFMSHFNMYLILIMCNSVIDPLIYALRSQEMRKTFKEIFCWYSLPNLCVCELPGK; encoded by the coding sequence ATGAATGCCACAGAACACCATGGGTTGATCTCTGTGAGCTATAACAGGAACTCCAGCACTGCTGGGAGTCTGGTATCCGTCAACAAAGACTCAGAGGGCATTGGTCTCAATGACTCTTCGACAGGATGTTATGACCAGCTCCTCATCTCCACCGAGGTCTTCCTCACGCTGGGGATTGTCAGTTTATTAGAGAACATCCTGGTGATTGCCGCTATCATCAAGAACAAGAACCTCCACTCTCCCATGTACTTCTTCATCTGTTCTCTGGCTGTGGCCGACATGCTGGTCAGCGTCTCCAATGCCTCCGAGACGATCGTCATAGCCCTGATCAACAGCGGCAACCTGAGCATCTCTGGGTCGCTGATAAAAAGCATGGACAACGTGTTTGACTCCATGATCTGTAGCTCACTGCTGGCGTCGATCTGTAGTCTCTTGGCAATCGCCATAGACCGCTACATCACCATATTCTACGCGCTGCACTACCATAACATTGTGACGGTAAAAAGAGCGCTGGCGGTGATCTCCCTCATATGGCTGTGTTGCGTGGCGTCGGGCGTGCTCTTCATCATCTACTCTGAGAGCACCACTGTCCTCATCTGCCTTATCACCATGTTCTTCACCATGCTGGCACTTATGGCCTCGCTCTACATCCACATGTTCCTCCTAGCCCGGCTACACATGAAGAGGATTGCCATGCTGCCTGGGAACGCGTCCATCCGCCAGCATGCCAACATGAAGGGCGCCATCACCCTCACCATCCTCCTAGGTGTGTTCGTAGTGTGCTGGGCTCCcttcttcctccacctcatcctcaTTATCGCCTGCCCCAGGAATCCCTACTGTGCCTGCTTCATGTCGCACTTCAACATGTACCTCATCCTCATCATGTGTAACTCGGTCATCGACCCTCTAATCTACGCACTCCGTAGCCAGGAGATGAGGAAGACCTTCAAGGAGATCTTCTGCTGGTACAGCTTgccaaacctgtgtgtgtgtgagctcccCGGGAAATAG